In the Arachis stenosperma cultivar V10309 chromosome 8, arast.V10309.gnm1.PFL2, whole genome shotgun sequence genome, GCTCAAAAAATACAGAAACGGACAAAAATTAGTATCAAGAGGTGTGTATATACTTCTTTTCAATCCCAGTCcaaaattgaataattaaaaaataatttaattcgAAATATTGAGAATTAATTTGCAACATACATTTGCCTAAAATCAGgtttaaaaaaaggaaaaaaggggGGGCTGTGTTTTCCCACcttcaaaataaaaatggattggtaaacaaataatatttttattgaaatacaGAAAAGACTAACTACATGCAAAGTGTTTTGATTAGTTCGGCAAAAGAACACTGACTGTGATTAATATATTGAAGCATATTTGAAAGTATACTCACTTGAATTTTGGTTTGTTTTGGATAGCcacaactaaaaaaattttagatattagtgtacaaaaaaatcaccaaatttttcaattaagaaacattttattttgtaaGGATTCCTCCAGAAGTGGTTATACAAAACAATGAGTGCTAAAACACTACTACACGGACTAATTAATCAGATTAGATTTGACCAAAATTAAAATTCCATCTACACTAAAAAGAATTAAATTGGATTGAATATATACACGTTTTTTACTTTTAGATTTAGATCGAATTGGACCATACATGTAGATGTGAgacattttaaaataattaaaaaaaaactttgattcaatttttttattaatttttggtCAAATTTATGATCTATCAGATCGAATAGGCAGATTTGATATTAATATCCAATATTCAATCTTACATACTTACGAATCAGCAGGTTAAATAATATCTATCTAATAGCATGATAGATTGGATATTATccacaaaattcaaatcaaatataatCAATTGTATCTGTGAGTTGGACACTTGGACGTATCAGATTCCTTTTGTACCTTTAATGgcataatttttttgaaagagaAAGCTGATTAACACACTGAATGAAGCATACAACAGATAAGAACAAATGAAGGACAATATTATGAGAGCATAAGCAATTCTTATGTCATTTTGAGCATAGCAATAAATTATGATTAATCACAGGAGAAAAATATTAATCACTTAACATTTCTCGATAAATTAAAGGTGGCTTTGTTTGGATAGCGAAAAATATGATTACACAATTTGAACTTTTAATACAACTCATCATGAAAAAACATACATCCGAAAACTAATCAATAGCTATATTTTGTTTAGCTTCTTCAAAAAATAATcgaactaaaattttaattattttataaaatttaaataagtcTCTCAAAATTAATTCTTCAATCAATTTTCTTTTGccagaaaaagaaacaaactcACCCTAAACATTACAAAATCTTGATCACCCCCTCCAAGTAAGAGTCGATGAGTTTGGCCTTCAAAAATGAAAATGCTGCCTGACACATTGGCCTTTTGGCATTCTTTAGTCACATGATGTTTTATTATGGTGTTCATTGTCACCTTTAAACTTACACCAAGTGGTGGGGCGTTACAATTTTCCACTCAAAAAATCTTCAGATACGAAAAAGTGCAATGAAAGAGACTTTGCGGTATAGAACACATGTGTTTTGTCACCaagatttaatttttggaaaaattttCCATGTGTTTCTATGGtccattatttttctttttggtcaAACCCTTTTGTAGCTCCTCTCCTTTATGAAGTTAGTAGTGATAATCAAACGGAtgaatttaatataatatttccATGTCTTCTACTTTGTTTTGATTGTATCATTGGATGAGTGTGTTCTACAAGTGAAATTATTACAAATTCATGATGGAATATATTTGTTAGAGATATATATTCGTTTATGTATGTTCTCTTGTCAGcttaattaaattcttaaaagaAGTAATTTTATGATATGGTATTAGAACTTTTATAAATGAAAAGTAtagaattcaatttttttaatttttaaaaaataattaacataagacaactaaaataaatattttagttttcGTAAGAACCAACATACTAATTGTACTCCAACAAGAAGAAATTTTCTGATACTATTTCGGTATGAATTGAATATAAGCTTTCATGTTGCCAACTTGCACAGAGGCTAAAACACAAATGCCAAATTGCATTGTATGAGCTGTGAGTTTATATTAGTACTTAAAATCTtgtaataataaagaaaaaatatatgtttttcacatacaaaATTTCCAGTAAACGAAAATATTCCATGCATGCATAGGATATTATTATATCAGGCCATGGTGcgtataaattaaaataattatgtGAAATTATAATGTGAAGTTATCAGgaaaaaataattatgtaaGTGTATTCTTAATTTGAAAAAATGAATATGATTCCTCTTTAACATGTTTTCttaaattatgtaaaatatgAAAGAATTGTGACAacaaataaataacaaaaatattatttgtacagGATCAAAATCAgccattaaaattaattattaatatatttatatataaatatatatgtaatttaatttatttttaatgtgtatttgtATTTCAACCTGTGTTTAATATTAGTGTTTAACTTTAATGACCACATAACATAATCGAATAAATAATAACTTAACTCCATAAAAACAACTGATAAGTTATGCTAGACACAAAAGCTTAATTACTTTTATTTCGTCTTCTAAAATTGTTATTATTAGTTCTGGTtctaaattagtttttttttctctcatgtCCAGAACATTTTCAAAACATATATGTTTGaatctaaaataatatttttaatcttattgaattcaaattagtaatttttagcaattatttttttaatatctttgtAGGAATTAAAGTAAAATAAGCAATTTCTAAATCGACTAagacaaatatttttttacacaagttaaaaaagaaattcacaacataaaaatataaaatatatttaaccaaaaaaaaagaaagaaaaatctcACAAAAGATAAGACAGATGAGATTCTATAGTAAGACAAACCTATTAAAGAATTGTGAAAAATATGCTAATAATCAATTAGAAAGTAATATTTTCCAACAAAAGTATAATAAGTCATACATACTTCAAATAAAAGTATAATAAGTTAATGATATAGATTGTATCTTGAAATGTCACTTTATtaatcaacaacaataatataattttactttatttaaaagtttatttttatttagacaTTATTCTATCATATATCATTTGTCATGATActactctttttaaaaaatttaagttaataataagagatatataaatgattatatttttaacacaTCGTTACTATGCGTTCCATCCAATGATGATGATGCGTTGTTTATATATTTCAACCGCGAAAAATGACAGTCAAATAAATTATTAAGagtaaattactaaaaatattcttgaataattttatcatcaataaaaatatatttaaaatttattatcaataaaaatatatttaaataatttaaaaaagaacaaaaatacctaaaaaatgttattttttataaataacaaataatttttgtatttaacaaatcacttatatatttgattcaaaattttataagaatatTTAGATAACtgtttaaaatatacaaaaaaaggagataaaattttgatttttatttatttattttattttttaaaaatttttttaattgttgacaaaaaagttacaaaaaaatatatacttaatgaaaaatgactaaattttaagaataaaaatatctcatttttttaattatgcttgcaaaaaattgtatcaaaattcaacttttaaataaagtattttttgagaatacatatttaatattgacatttttgttgtgtttttaaattattttagaatacttttgttaataacaaaatttgaatatatttttGTCGACAACAAAATTATTCGAATGCATTTTTAATATACCAAAAATAATATCCATTATTAGAGATATGATATAATTATTATGTTATTTCATTCTATCAATTAAATTTGTAAGAGGgataattttatgatataatattaaaattctatatttaaaaggtttaaaatttaattcttaataaattttaaaaaatatataaaataaataaaaatataattattattattaaatattaaaaatataaatacttatattatttttttatcagtttaaattttaaagaaaaatcataACAGAAACTATAACAAAATTTAAGTATTACAAAAACATTAAAGAgcttcaaatttttcttttcaaaaaagttCTATATTCATCACTCCAAAACAAACTCTAAAGATTAATTAAAAGTGACAAGCAAACAAATTAAATTCTCATGATTTTTATGGCTGCTTCTAACATTTTCAACATGTTGCGGCAAGCAGGGGGGGCCCTTTCTttatgacattttttaattttgtccgTTTGTAATTCaattgaatataaattttatatatacacaATTGCTGACGTACCAATTAAACATTTTGATCATTTTTATACGTATtgataatttgatataatttgtgaaatttaaaaaactaaattgtACACTCTATTTTAATCATATATTATTAAGTCACATTTTGTAAATATATTACGTATATACTTTAATTAGATGACAGAATGACacgataaataaaaaaaaaaaaaacttaatttagTAATCAAAGAACgtgaaagaaaattgaaatttcataatataatatcaaaatttttaatttaaaaatctacaatttaatttttattgatgtaaaaataaaaagttttaatataaaatcaataaaagagaaaaaaaacatattaaaaaaactataataattttaaaattaagttccaaaaaataataaaaatggaTGGTTACAAAAGAAACAAACGAAAGTAATAATTGGACGGTAGTCTTTATCATTTTCTTGCGATTCTTAATTATGTGATGTATTGATATACATTTTGCGTGTGTATGGGTTATGTGTCATGCACCAGCTTGTTATTTACAATATTGCAATACCCAACGAcgaataaataattattaaaagggaattaacgttgtaaataattttatataattcttataattttatgCTTCATTCAAGTGTAAACacaaatatattagtatttttatccgTGTTATCATGAGAAtataaactttttaaaattacgttaattttgttttgatattataaattatagtataacaaatttataaaattaaactatttttataaaaaaatcattaaagaCAAAAGTCTCATAGACTATAAAAAGATTAGGATCTTCGtagataaaattatttttaatcgcAATATTAATATTCtctttaaattatatgtaataaatatttgaaaaaagaagagaaataaaaatatagactAGAAAGATAagcaacaaaattttaaaactaaataaaaaactttacatataataataatatcttttatttgaattatattatgttattaattttattttttgtaaaatagaaaggtaaaaaaaataaagaatgagagaaaagagagaaaaagatacagaagaagaataataaaagagaaagtttgttaattttagaagatgaaattttattttaattgtaatgaaaaatatctaataatacattttgatttgtcaaattactaatataaattataaattatatatagagtgggAAGAAtagagaaaaattaaaaagggagagaggtagataaaaaaagataagaaagaaggtttttaattttaaaagaaaatattttttctcaattttaataagagagGGTAATGTGAcacattttagttattaaattagttagtaatatataatattttattttaatttaatttaaatataattagaaaatgttatattatatattttattgttaAGTTTATAATTcgtcattaataataatatataaaagaggtaaaatgataaaaaatagaagagatagaaaaaaagaacaaaaagataattctttaatttaaaaaaataattataattaaaaataatatataatatattttaattataaaattaataatatataatagataaatagcatgaaaaaaaaagttggTTTAAATCTTTAGCTATGGGAAAAAGTTAGGTTGTGTGTTTAGGAGGGGCCGGGTGACCAGTGAAAGTAACAAGGCACAAAATGGGCAAATTTAAGTAAATTAAAGTGTgtatagaaatattttttttatagaaaagtATGATTCGAGAAGAGTCAAAGTATTTGTTCCTTACCAATTAAAAGTAATCTTTTTTGTCTCTCCAGATTGGGTTATGTACATATATAGGGTTTGTTAGTTTGGGATATCAATCTTTCATTATTTCACATGTGCAAATGGAAGATGGATTATACATTATGGGATTTAATTAAGTGATTTAATTAAGATGGATTATTTTAATTAGGTATATGGCCTTTTGGCTTGCTTGGGATCAGAGTTTCTAGAAGAACAAtataatcattttaattatacaaaaaatttacaaatttgtttTATTGATTCATCAGCAGATCCATGACTGAGATGTTAGTCAGCATTTCCCATGTGCTTAGAGAAGCTAATTAATAGTTTCACTAACACAAATTATGATTGTTGTAAATCTAATAATTGAGAGGTTAGGCTTACTACTACGCTTGGTAACCTCCTCTTACAATGATTCAAATTATTGGAATATATCATGAAATTatgtttttctaaaaattttaattaataaaaaatatataaataattatattttaatatattttttaaataattttttagatttatttaattttttatataattcttttttatttactatatatatatatatatatatatatatatatatatatataacaaagagtaaattttaaatttttttattatagaagTTCTTATTTTTCACGTGAGTGATGTATGTTGTCACATAAATAAAGACTTTAGGTGTGGACAAATTTTCTTTTCAGAATaagagtgaaaaaaaaatagaagaggaaatgatagatgaatattatatatatatatatatatattatttttgtgtaTGTTTTTCTTTTACATATTCCAAATTTCATATTAAAAAGTAATTGATAAAATATcaatcttttattattcttactCTATTTGTAATACCCTACACGCACATTATATTGTATTAAGCTACACCTAATAAAGTTCACGGGAAATTCTACTATTTTTTGTCTCCTTaagttatttaaatatttataattaattaagattatGTGGTTGAGCAGCATGATGCTTTAGTTGAGAGAATTTgagtaattaaaataaatgacTTGACTAAAGATACTTATTAAAGtattaattaaaaagttaaGAAAAAAACTAAGGTGGATATAAAGACATAATAAGACACACTTTAACAAGTACTTGATGTTCATTATATTATTGTTATGGAATAGAGTAAAGTCACTATTATAGCTTTTTAAAGATTTTGACttcgaatttttttaaaaaaataataataaattggtCTTTTAGAATGGTAAATGGtgaatatatgattttttttattagatttggatcttctaaattttgaatttttactttagaaaataaagtgtgatcttctacTTTTGAATGATTTTTCTCTCATATTTACTCTTGGCCCCCCTACaaaataaatggtgagagatcacactttactctctaaagtgaaattcaaactttagaagatttaaatccttttttattaatttatcaactaaaacttaacaaaaatatttatatgtactgttaattattttgatgtgtttatatataaaagataGGTATATAGATTACAACTTTTGGAATGAAACTTAACTTGTTTTTAATAGGATTTGTGATAAATAGAGAGTAGTTGATAAAGggtatatataaaaattttaaaaataataaatacttaACTGTTTAAAACTATATCGTTTTCATACTCGTGTGACAATAACGAGACATACACCActgtaaataataaaataataatgggCAATTATATCTAGTTTCACACTATTCATTGATAGAAAGATATATATGTTCATCATTTACTATTTTAGAGGACCTAattgatacttttttttttcaaaaactaattaatatatgtttaatatctttattaagaatttaattgttactttattctaagaaataatattagaaattaaagaacatTCACCCCAATTAAGCTTCACTAATACTTTATGGTGAATTATTATACTGATTAGGGATGGCTAAATCAAAGCATTAGTGGGAAGTTTAGTCCAACTCAGAGAAAATTTGCCCAAATCTTTGTTGGCGCATACCTTATCTAATTAATAATATCTATATATCGCCGCAAAGgtcaaacacacacacacacacagccAAATTTAACTTCCCCAACTTGTATGAGCTTATGACCCACCTTAAGATTCCAAAGTAGTTGTCGCTATATTTAATCACATTTATCTAATATATCATTAGTATAATAAATTGAGTTGGAGTAGTAACTACCTCTTGGTCTCTGAAGACTAAATAAATTCtttaaagaatataataaaccactatcataaaaagaaaaagtactATTTTATATTATCACATATGCATATAATGATTCAAGTTATTATAAATAATGTCTAAAAAACTAAACATATGTATGTGTCAtgaatcattttttttttaagtttaagatgtttttattttatgtaaaaattctatttttattttgaggaataaaaaaataaaatttaatattaattttttttaataaaaattttgacacCATATCACATACACATTATTTTTCTTAACAATTAGTATGACATATATATGAGTCATGTGATTGTTGGCTAattcttcttttatatttatttttctataaacATGTAacttattatataataatatttctcCGCTATATATAtgctttaatttctgttattgAAGACTTGGCCTCTCTTTAGAACTGGCTACCAAACTCCACAATCTCTAATTATACATCATTCTTCACAttctttatcttcttcttttctttcttgctttcttGCTTTTCTCACAGAGAGAAACGAAATTGAAAAATCTGGTGGGTTAATTAGCTCCAATAATGAGTTCCATAAGCGAAACCCCTTCTTCTTTTCTCACCACGAAGAACATAATCggtgaagatgatgatgagtcCCCAGAAGAGAGTGGTTGGACCACTTACTTTGAGGATTtctttaacaacaacaacaacaaccacagCTATTGTTCTAcaatattgtctaataataataataataatttatcttctagtgttgttgattgttgttgttgttcttcttctcttgTCTCTGATGCTGCTTCTTTGTATGCTACAAAATTTGTTGATGACACCGTGCAAggtaataataaaaataataataaggaatTATGTATGACTATGAGATTGAAGAAAGGTAGCAGATCAGGTTTAGTGAAGAGGAATAAGAACACCAGAAAAGGTTTTATTGATGATGCTTTGGAAGATACTGCAAGTTCTCCACTTAATAGCCCCAAGGTTCATTTTGCTTCTTCTtaattctttatttctttctttctttcttagcTTCTTGTGACCTTTTACATTGTCATTTTTCCTTTAATAAATTTAGTTCCGGTTTTATTTTTATACACTAAGTAAAACAATTTTATATGTACACATAATATTctatcaacaaaaataattacattaattatataaatatttatttaaaaaataagaatataattAAATGATTGTGTAATTTACAccattaatatattaaaattaaacactaTTTAATTATGCTACAATTTATTCAtgatattttagattttatatgAAGAGAAGGAGGAACAACACCTTTTTCATCAGGTTAGATTTCAATTTCTCCATTTactttgataataataataataacctctcttctttctttctttctttatttgttttatatgttaaaataatttttaaaagattaaattttagCTACTAATTTTATCTAGGTAAggatcatcaaaatgatgataacttactatttctattattttctttaatttcttgtctacaataatattttgttattttataccGAAATATGGTGCTATGTTTTTATTTCAGCGGCGTtctatacatacatacatacatacatgcACATGTTGTTGGTAGCTTTGGAATTGAATGATTGATGCATTTTCCAAAATAATCCAAATAACAAGTTGCCATATATTGGtatgtttttggttttttgtaGGAGAAAGGAAATGGCTCAGGAATAAGAGATGAAAG is a window encoding:
- the LOC130943286 gene encoding vascular-related unknown protein 4-like, with translation MSSISETPSSFLTTKNIIGEDDDESPEESGWTTYFEDFFNNNNNNHSYCSTILSNNNNNNLSSSVVDCCCCSSSLVSDAASLYATKFVDDTVQGNNKNNNKELCMTMRLKKGSRSGLVKRNKNTRKGFIDDALEDTASSPLNSPKILYEEKEEQHLFHQEKGNGSGIRDERKELGFKKRDSDYTELNKKGCLVPLSMHGNKVYLG